The Lytechinus pictus isolate F3 Inbred chromosome 15, Lp3.0, whole genome shotgun sequence genome contains a region encoding:
- the LOC129277976 gene encoding superkiller complex protein 2-like, producing MMASSHLEELESKVSSLESDDVPPFSLLGLGLNGKSVAIPVTECNPESLPYTTTLPFGLPPVIHDLPQRIGDFLNCPNQLPVHDVNKGQRKLARLANPANLYSVSLSTLQTTLQVERNATTGQLLGYKEVFIGDTCGTAKNSLSLTRQPGPLSEAIQGSTTNFPFMPGGLADEPFLDDDDDDTALGVDKLKEANDIDDLLTVPPGWEEGMIFEDQKKSDRAKDEERGVSKLIEVSGELGLDDIMGTDDRFDFLEKETEEDRAKEKEKERQKETAKETATAKDEELDKVLPEGDIKQKVDQTKEPSEGKSWAVNIDVSTPVDDFHKRVPVMAHQYPFELDIFQKQAVLKLENHQSVFVAAHTSAGKTVVAEYAIALSMRHLTRTVYTSPIKALSNQKFRDFRNTFGDVGLLTGDVQIKPEASCLVMTTEILRSMLYNGSDVIRDLEWVIFDEVHYINDSERGVVWEEVLIMLPEHVNIILLSATVPNTMEFADWVGRIKRKHIYVISTLKRPVPLEHFLYTGNSNKTSNELFLLVDAKKSFLQQGYKQAVQAKKDRATKSSTGFGAKGIREGHFKSDKNVYMSVVEMLRKKEQLPIVCFTFSKKRCNDNSTQLSNLDLTTNSEKSEITVFIKKSVDRLKGSDKKLPQVVLLTELLKRGIAVHHSGILPILKEVVEMLFQKGLVKLLFATETFAMGVNMPARTVLFDSIKKHDGTNLRHLHPGEYIQMAGRAGRRGLDTTGMVIILCKGDVPETSDLHYMMKGRPTKLESQFRLTYPMILNLLRVEELRVEDMMKRSFSEFSTRKDADKHRKHIKDLQQKDKQIRDIDCYMCSDLESYYRTCKELHQLREETQKVVLSHPSGVKSLAPGRIIIIRNKRYKKNTLGVVLSSSGTSNDRKVKTLILCNPSDNDESITNETEHHMSPILKHSFWRPEGEPSHTVKDLLADDILSITTKDKMKLDANKIVENFNKRQIPRFRNDPPGQSAVLATQELLRLIETYPDGLDTLDPVRDLNIRDIDLVDKFTTRDYVEKTVDKFNCTLCFNFQQHYADMCYRMKVKEDLKHYRYLLSDRSLLLLPEYYQRIQVLMELNHIDKSKTIQLKGRVACEISNHELLITELVFQNILSLYPPDEIAALLSCMVFQERRCSEPELTESLENGVKRIKEEALRIGVLQHSCGVQMPAEDFVEQYRFGLTEVVYQWAQGLEFSEITSLTDVTEGIIVRTIQRLDEVCRDVRNAARIVGDPILFSKMEEASQLIKRDIVFTASLYTQ from the exons TTGCCTTTTGGTTTACCTCCCGTTATCCATGACCTGCCGCAGAGGATAGGTGACTTCCTTAACTGCCCTAATCAACTACCTGTTCATGATGTCAACAAGGGTCAAAG GAAACTGGCAAGGTTAGCTAATCCAGCTAATCTGTACTCAGTGAGCCTAAGCACATTACAGACCACTCTGCAGGTGGAAAGGAATGCAACAACAGGGCAACTACTTGGCTACAAAGAA GTTTTCATAGGTGATACTTGTGGGACAGCAAAGAACAGCCTCTCCCTGACTCGTCAGCCTGGTCCTCTCTCAGAAGCAATCCAAGGCAGTACCACCAACTTCCCCTTCATGCCGGGAGGTCTCGCTGACGAACCTTTCctggatgacgatgatgatgacactGCTTTAGGTGTTGATAAACTCAAGGAGGCCAATGACATTGATGATCTCTTGACTGTACCACCAGGATGGGAGGAGGGAATGATCTTTGAGGATCAGAAGAAAAGTGATAGGGCCAAAGACGAGGAGAGAGGAGTCAGCAAGCTGATAGAAGTCTCTGGAGAGCTTGGCCTTGATGACATCATGGGGACCGATGATCGTTTTGACTTCTTGGAGAAGGAAACAGAAGAGGATAGAgcgaaggagaaagaaaaagagagacaaaAG GAGACAGCAAAGGAAACCGCAACTGCCAAGGATGAAGAACTAGATAAGGTTTTACCTGAA GGAGACATCAAACAGAAAGTTGATCAAACGAAAGAACCTTCGGAGGGGAAGTCTTGGGCTGTCAACATTGATGTCAGTACACCCGTGGATGACTTTCACAAGAGAGTTCCTGTTATGGCTCACCAG TACCCCTTTGAGCTGGACATATTCCAAAAGCAAGCTGTTCTCAAACTTGAGAATCATCAGAGTGTTTTTGTTGCTGCCCATACATCGGCAGGAAAGACTGTGGTAGCTGAGTATGCCATCGCACTATCAATGAGACATCTTACAAG AACAGTGTATACATCTCCAATCAAAGCTTTGTCCAATCAGAAGTTCCGAGATTTCAGGAATACTTTTGGTGATGTGGGTCTCCTGACTGGAGATGTACAGATAAAACCTGAAGCTTCATGCCTTGTAATGACAACTGAAATATTACG ATCTATGCTGTATAATGGTTCGGATGTTATAAGAGACCTGGAATGGGTGATATTTGATGAGGTCCATTACATCAATGATTCAGAG AGAGGAGTGGTTTGGGAGGAAGTCCTAATCATGCTACCAGAGCATGTTAACATCATCTTGTTGAGTGCTACTGTACCAAACACTATGGAATTCGCAGACTGGGTTGG GAGAATCAAGCGAAAACACATCTACGTTATCAGTACATTGAAGAGACCTGTCCCGCTGGAGCATTTCCTCTATACAGGAAACAGTAATAAGACAAGTAATGAACTATTTCTTCTTGTGGATGCTAAGAAAAGTTTCCTACAGCAAGG GTACAAGCAAGCTGTCCAAGCTAAGAAAGACAGAGCAACAAAGAGCAGCACTGGTTTTGGTGCCAAAGGAATCAGAGAGGGGCATTTCAAGAGT GACAAAAATGTCTACATGTCGGTGGTGGAGATGCTTCGAAAGAAAGAGCAGCTACCCATCGTTTGCTTCACATTCTCGAAGAAACGTTGCAATGATAACTCAACTCAGCTGTCCAACCTTGACCTGACGACAAACTCAGAGAAAAGTGAGATCACCGTGTTTATCAAGAAGTCTGTTGATAGGCTCAAAGGGTCTGATAAGAAGCTTCCACAG GTTGTTCTTCTAACTGAGCTGTTAAAGCGTGGCATTGCAGTACATCACTCTGGAATCCTACCCATTCTCAAAGAGGTCGTTGAAATGCTGTTCCAAAAAGGATTAGTCAAG CTACTCTTTGCCACAGAAACCTTTGCTATGGGAGTCAACATGCCAGCCAGGACCGTCCTCTTTGATTCGATCAAGAAACATGATGGTACTAACCTACGTCATCTGCATCCTGGGGAGTACATCCAGATGGCTGGTAGGGCGGGGCGTAGAGGTTTAGATACCACCGGTATGGTTATCATCCTGTGTAAAGGAGATGTACCAGAAACATCCGATCTTCACTACATGATGAAG GGTCGTCCAACGAAGCTAGAATCCCAGTTCCGGCTGACCTACCCCATGATTCTCAACCTATTACGGGTTGAAGAGCTTCGAGTTGAAGACATGATGAAGAGGAGTTTCTCAGAGTTTTCAACCAGAAAGGATGCAGATAAGCACAGGAAGCACATCAAAGACCTACAACAGAAAGACAAACAG ATTCGTGACATAGATTGCTACATGTGCTCTGATCTGGAATCCTACTACCGTACTTGTAAAGAACTTCATCAACTCAGAGAAGAAACTCAG AAAGTTGTCCTGTCCCACCCGTCTGGTGTGAAGTCTCTGGCACCAGGtcgtatcatcatcattaggaACAAACGTTACAAGAAGAACACCCTTGGAGTTGTTCTAAGCTCTTCAGGTACATCAAATGACAGGAAAGTCAAGACACTCATTCTCTGCAATCCTTCGGACAATGACGAATCCATTACCAATGAAACAGAGCATCACATGTCGCCGATATTGAAGCACTCGTTTTGGAGACCTGAGGGGGAACCAAGTCATACAGTGAAAGACTTATTAGCAGATGATATACTGAGCATCACTACTAAAGACAAAATGAAGCTAGATGCAAACAAGATTGTAGAGAATTTTAACAAGAGGCAGATTCCAAGATTCAG GAATGATCCCCCAGGGCAGTCAGCTGTCTTAGCCACCCAGGAACTTCTTCGACTGATTGAGACATATCCAGATGGTCTGGATACACTTGACCCGGTCAGGGATCTGAATATAAGGGACATTGATCTTGTTGACAAGTTTACCACCAGAGACTATGTAGAGAAAACTGTGGATAAATTTAATTGTACGCTTTGCTTCAACTTCCAGCAGCAT TATGCTGACATGTGCTATAGGATGAAAGTGAAGGAAGACCTGAAGCACTACCGATATCTTCTATCAGATAGAAGTCTTCTACTCCTTCCTGAATACTATCAGAGAATACAG GTCTTGATGGAGCTGAATCACATTGACAAGTCTAAAACCATCCAACTAAAAGGCCGAGTAGCCTGTGAAATTAGCAACCATGAACTACTCATCACTGAGCTTGTCTTTCAAAACATCCTTTCGCTGTACCCACCAGATGAGATTGCTGCATTGCTATCTTGTATGGTCTTTCAGGAGAGGAGGTGCAGCGAACCAGAGCTGACAGAGAGTCTGGAAAAT GGTGTGAAGAGGATCAAGGAAGAAGCTCTTAGGATAGGGGTGTTGCAACATAGCTGTGGAGTACAGATGCCTGCAGAAGATTTTGTTGAACAGTATCGCTTTGGACTCACTGAGGTGGTCTATCAGTGGGCTCAAGGCTTG GAATTTTCAGAGATCACTAGCCTGACAGATGTTACTGAAGGGATCATTGTTAGGACTATCCAAAGATTAGATGAAGTCTGTCGTGATGTGAGGAATGCTGCTAGAATCGTTGGTGATCCTATCCTCTTCAGTAAGATGGAGGAAGCGTCTCAACTTATTAAGAGAGACATTGTCTTTACTGCAAGTTTGTATACACAGTGA